CACGCACCCGGTCCCAGGTCGCCGCCGCCAGGGCGCCGCCGTCGGCCAGCGGGACGGAGCAGCAGCCGGCCAGCCACTCGTGGCCCCGGTCCACCATGTAGCGGGCTATCCCGGCCCAGATGAGTCCGATGACGGCTCCGTCGCGGTGGTCGGGGTGCACGCACGAGCGGCCGACCTCGACCAGGCCGGGCCGGATCGCGTCGAGCGGGCTCAGGTCGAACTCGGCTTCGGAGTAGAGCCGTCCGGCGACCGCGGCCCGCTCGGGGGGCAGCAGCCGGTAGGTGCCGACCACTTCACCGGTGGCGTTGTCCCGGATGAGCAGGTGGTCGCAGTAGGCGTCGAAGGCGTCGGTGTCCAGATCCGGTTCGGGGCCGTCGAGCCGGGCGCCCAGTTCCCCGGCGAACACCTGGTGACGCAGCCGCTGGGCGGCCCGGACGTCCTCCTGGGTGCGGGCGAGCGACACGAGGTAGCCGGAACCGGCCGGCGGTACGGCGAGAGCGGGAGGGGAGAGGGGCATGGCGGTCATGGAGGTCTCCTGCGCCGGGCGGAAGAAGCGTGGGGTCGGTGCACGGGGAATCCGCACCTGCTTTCTTCCGCGCCCGGCTGGCCTCGGCGTGACCGGCGCGGGGCTCGTGGATGTGCGGCTGCTGAATGCCGGGAGTCGGCGGCCGTCCCGCGCCTCACATGCCTGGCGGGGCCGGGGATGAGCACCACTCCCGGCCCCGCCCGTCCGCACCTTGTCGGCGAACGTCTCTTCTCGAAGCGGGCGTCCGGGCAGCCCCCTTGGGCCCCTAGGGCACGGGAAGCCGCGCGACCGGCGGCCGGACCCGGCAGCCCCGGGGACCCGCGGACCCGCGGACCGGGGACTGCGAGCGGCGGGCGGCGGGCGGCGGGCGGGAACCGGGGGCTGGGGAAGGCGGGCGGGGACCGGGACCCGGGGGACGGCGGGCGGGGACCGGGGGACGGCGGGCGGGGACCGGGGGCCGGGGACGGCGGGCGGCGGCCGGGGACCGGGGGGCATCCTCCGTCTGCGGACCTACCGCTTCGTGACCTTCCTGGTGGCCCGCAGCCACTCCTTGTTCATCCCGGTGATGGACATCAGCGGGATGCCCTTCGGGCAGGCGGTCGCGCACTCGCCCGCGAGGGTGCATCCGC
This Streptomyces sp. NBC_00377 DNA region includes the following protein-coding sequences:
- a CDS encoding GNAT family N-acetyltransferase, whose translation is MTAMPLSPPALAVPPAGSGYLVSLARTQEDVRAAQRLRHQVFAGELGARLDGPEPDLDTDAFDAYCDHLLIRDNATGEVVGTYRLLPPERAAVAGRLYSEAEFDLSPLDAIRPGLVEVGRSCVHPDHRDGAVIGLIWAGIARYMVDRGHEWLAGCCSVPLADGGALAAATWDRVRDKHLAPPEYRVRPLLPWTPVPAGRAARTELPALLRGYLRLGAWVCGEPAFDPDFGVADLYVLLPMSRGNQRYLRHFLSLVPA